In the Geobacter sp. FeAm09 genome, one interval contains:
- a CDS encoding sugar phosphate isomerase/epimerase — protein sequence MQISLSTGSLFTLPLPRVFELAAAAGFDGVELIISQNFQKVNPVRLIRSLQQITVIHSIHAPFMPLDGWGGPAASLRRSVALAAECGIPLVNFHPPSWLGFEIGYWRWLYSVIDFQKDVGMDGLVTVTLENMPWVGRMKINPHILSNTQRMIEFIRDHNLFMTFDCTHMGSGKANFINDFYQFYESGRIRNIHFSDYGQGREHLLPGHGMLPLTRFLNHLRNTDYQSTVTLELDPTEFPKAEHIILESLKEILMYLRAETGKQNDAVLNYDRGFQTVPLPEAG from the coding sequence GTGCAGATCTCGCTCTCCACAGGCAGCCTCTTCACGCTTCCCCTGCCGCGGGTCTTCGAGCTTGCGGCGGCCGCCGGCTTCGACGGCGTCGAGTTGATCATCAGCCAGAACTTCCAGAAGGTCAATCCGGTCAGGCTGATCAGGTCGCTGCAGCAGATCACGGTGATCCACTCCATCCATGCGCCCTTCATGCCGCTGGACGGCTGGGGCGGCCCGGCGGCCTCCCTGCGGCGGAGCGTGGCTTTGGCGGCGGAATGCGGCATCCCGCTGGTGAACTTTCATCCGCCGTCGTGGCTGGGGTTCGAGATCGGCTACTGGCGCTGGCTCTACAGTGTGATCGATTTTCAGAAGGACGTGGGGATGGACGGCCTGGTGACCGTCACCCTGGAGAACATGCCCTGGGTGGGCAGGATGAAGATCAATCCCCACATACTGTCCAACACCCAGCGGATGATCGAGTTCATTCGCGACCACAACCTGTTCATGACCTTCGACTGCACCCACATGGGGTCGGGCAAGGCCAATTTCATCAATGACTTCTACCAGTTTTACGAATCCGGGCGCATCAGGAACATCCATTTTTCCGATTACGGCCAGGGGCGGGAGCATCTTTTGCCGGGCCACGGCATGCTGCCCTTGACCCGCTTCCTGAACCACTTGCGAAATACCGATTATCAGAGTACGGTAACGCTGGAACTCGATCCGACCGAATTCCCCAAAGCGGAGCATATCATCCTGGAAAGCCTGAAAGAGATCCTGATGTACCTTCGTGCCGAAACCGGCAAACAGAACGACGCGGTGCTGAACTACGACCGGGGCTTCCAGACCGTTCCCCTGCCCGAGGCGGGCTAG
- a CDS encoding DJ-1/PfpI family protein — MERKRVGIVLFDAVEVLDFCGPYEVFSAVRLDEAKRRQEPSPFELLLVAGNGDPVTASGGMRVVPDATFAACPRLDILVVPGGWGTRRELDNPVMLQWLRERNAEVEILTSVCTGAMLLGRAGLLDGLRATTHWRSLEWMRDSFPAVTVEYDQHVVADGRVVTSAGISAGIDMALTVVARYHGEPVARATARHMEYPYPDGNERRVPL; from the coding sequence ATGGAGAGGAAACGGGTGGGGATCGTGCTGTTCGACGCCGTTGAGGTGCTCGATTTCTGCGGGCCGTACGAGGTCTTTTCCGCGGTGCGGCTCGATGAGGCGAAACGGCGCCAGGAACCATCCCCCTTCGAGCTGCTGCTGGTGGCCGGGAACGGCGATCCCGTCACCGCCTCGGGCGGGATGCGGGTTGTGCCCGACGCCACCTTTGCGGCCTGCCCCCGGTTGGATATCCTGGTGGTGCCGGGCGGCTGGGGCACCCGCAGGGAACTGGACAACCCGGTCATGCTCCAATGGCTGCGGGAACGCAACGCCGAGGTGGAGATCCTGACCTCCGTCTGCACCGGGGCCATGCTGCTGGGCCGCGCCGGTCTGCTCGACGGGCTGCGCGCCACGACCCACTGGCGCTCCCTGGAGTGGATGCGCGACTCGTTTCCCGCCGTGACGGTGGAGTACGACCAGCATGTGGTGGCGGACGGGCGGGTCGTGACCTCGGCCGGCATCTCGGCCGGCATCGACATGGCGCTTACGGTGGTTGCCCGCTACCATGGCGAGCCGGTGGCCCGGGCCACGGCCCGGCACATGGAGTATCCCTATCCCGACGGCAATGAGCGCAGGGTGCCGCTGTAG
- a CDS encoding energy-coupling factor ABC transporter permease produces the protein MKHPALLLSAVCLPVVLLPSSSFAMHISEGILPFSWAAIWFAASAPFLALGLRTLTRRSARDLSSKPLVGMVAAVVFVISCMPVPVPTAGTCSHPCGTGLAAILLGPAMGVVVAAVALLIQALFLSHGGLSTWGANLFAMGVVGSFTGFVVFRAARACGAGPVPAAFAAGLLADWATYATTAMILAAGIRGTSPFWPLAGKIGLAFVPTQLPLGIIEGVITAGMVSLLRKKRPDLLARTALAGVGGEKR, from the coding sequence ATGAAACATCCAGCGTTACTGTTGTCAGCCGTTTGCCTGCCTGTCGTTCTTCTGCCGTCCTCTTCATTTGCCATGCACATCTCCGAGGGGATCCTGCCCTTCTCCTGGGCGGCGATCTGGTTTGCCGCGTCGGCGCCGTTTCTGGCCCTGGGGCTGCGCACCCTGACGCGCCGCTCGGCCCGGGACCTGTCCAGCAAGCCGCTGGTGGGGATGGTGGCGGCCGTGGTCTTCGTCATTTCCTGCATGCCGGTGCCGGTGCCCACCGCCGGGACCTGTTCCCATCCCTGCGGCACCGGGCTGGCCGCGATCCTGCTCGGCCCGGCCATGGGGGTGGTGGTCGCGGCGGTCGCCCTCTTGATCCAGGCGCTCTTCCTCTCCCATGGCGGCCTCTCCACCTGGGGCGCCAACCTCTTTGCCATGGGGGTTGTCGGCTCCTTTACCGGGTTTGTGGTGTTTCGGGCCGCGCGCGCCTGCGGTGCCGGGCCGGTGCCGGCCGCCTTCGCGGCCGGGCTGCTGGCCGATTGGGCCACCTATGCCACGACCGCCATGATCCTGGCGGCCGGTATCCGGGGGACGAGCCCGTTCTGGCCCCTGGCCGGCAAGATCGGCCTGGCGTTCGTGCCCACCCAGTTGCCCCTGGGGATCATCGAAGGGGTCATCACCGCCGGCATGGTTTCCCTGTTGCGGAAAAAACGCCCGGACCTGCTTGCCCGCACCGCCCTGGCGGGAGTCGGGGGTGAAAAGCGATGA
- a CDS encoding TonB family protein — MSDRYIEKNFIYLLAISVALHVGMFVLIYYLPHEEKPPPKEPVFIDIQQMPELKPQQPTQQETKRFSEQRQRVPKEMAPRGNAPRDSFGPAPRPATRPQPQEPGRAAQRQAPPARQAQPLPAKRQEPPLAPGSSVSSLLRPKSPSRPQAAQPQLFPGAQRLATLEEGYRRKFENDVAEGDTRFLNSDDIQFGSFLRHFENAVYGVWRYPQEAAMKGIEGVTPVRITFNRRGEITKVELLESSGARILDDEVMRTLRAIGPVGSFPRGYDKEEFHLIAFFQYGGARRSLR; from the coding sequence ATGTCTGACAGATATATCGAAAAAAACTTTATCTATCTCCTGGCAATCTCCGTGGCACTGCATGTGGGCATGTTCGTCCTGATCTACTACCTGCCCCACGAAGAGAAGCCCCCTCCCAAGGAACCGGTGTTCATCGACATCCAGCAGATGCCGGAACTGAAGCCCCAGCAGCCCACGCAGCAGGAGACCAAGCGCTTCTCCGAGCAGCGGCAGCGCGTTCCCAAGGAGATGGCCCCCCGGGGAAACGCACCCCGGGACAGCTTCGGGCCGGCACCCCGGCCGGCCACGCGGCCGCAGCCCCAGGAACCCGGCAGGGCCGCACAACGGCAGGCGCCGCCAGCCAGGCAGGCCCAGCCGCTGCCCGCCAAACGCCAGGAACCGCCCCTGGCACCCGGCTCGTCGGTCTCCAGCCTGCTCAGGCCGAAATCCCCCAGCCGGCCGCAGGCCGCCCAGCCGCAGCTCTTCCCCGGCGCCCAGCGCCTGGCCACGCTGGAAGAGGGGTACCGCCGCAAGTTCGAGAACGACGTGGCCGAAGGGGATACCCGCTTCCTCAACAGCGACGACATCCAGTTCGGTTCGTTCCTGCGCCACTTCGAGAACGCCGTGTACGGCGTCTGGCGCTACCCCCAGGAAGCGGCCATGAAGGGGATCGAGGGGGTGACGCCGGTGCGGATCACCTTCAACCGGCGCGGCGAGATCACCAAGGTGGAACTCTTGGAAAGCTCCGGCGCACGGATACTGGATGACGAGGTCATGCGCACCCTGCGCGCCATCGGCCCGGTGGGATCGTTTCCCCGGGGCTACGACAAGGAGGAGTTCCACCTCATCGCGTTTTTCCAGTATGGCGGCGCCCGCAGGTCGCTGCGGTGA
- a CDS encoding DUF4177 domain-containing protein has protein sequence MPTYKVIELGTVTEEAIEETLNEWTAKGWRFDSMQFAMRESSRRPSMAFVLFTRDQTEKNSP, from the coding sequence ATGCCGACCTATAAAGTGATCGAACTGGGCACCGTCACCGAAGAGGCCATCGAGGAGACGCTCAACGAATGGACCGCCAAGGGATGGCGCTTCGACAGCATGCAGTTTGCCATGCGCGAGTCCAGCCGGCGGCCGAGCATGGCCTTCGTGCTGTTCACGCGGGACCAGACGGAGAAAAACTCACCATGA
- a CDS encoding ChaN family lipoprotein yields the protein MAALCLSALTACAPAGRQVMGDPQDPYPLAEPPRIGQIVHLPTGTLVSPAQMLAVATDARIVYVGETHDNPASHRLELQVLQALAGRHPGRLALGMEMFARSQQPALDRWVAGELDEKAFLKESRWFENWNMDFAYYRDLLNLARERRIPVIALDAEKSLVKAVRSTAPEQLGPAERAQVPELDLTDPYQRGLVTAIFGDHSHGALAIDGFIRAQTLRDETMAESAARYLAGPDGKDKHLLVVAGGDHVSNGFGIPRRVFRRFPASSVIIGGKELDIPPDKQDRLMNVTIPDFPMVPYDFLVYQAYEDLPETGVRLGVMIEPAPGGRGLVVKGVLPGSNAERAGLHQGDLLLSLDGEPLAGNFDLTYAVQQKRPGDRGVVQAERQGTVLKLEIVFLAQQKEHGKR from the coding sequence GTGGCCGCCCTGTGTCTGTCCGCCCTGACCGCCTGCGCCCCCGCCGGCAGGCAGGTGATGGGCGACCCCCAAGACCCCTATCCGCTCGCGGAGCCGCCCCGGATCGGCCAGATCGTCCACCTGCCGACCGGCACCCTGGTCAGCCCCGCCCAGATGCTGGCCGTGGCCACGGACGCGCGCATCGTCTACGTGGGCGAGACCCATGACAACCCGGCCTCGCACCGCCTGGAACTCCAGGTCCTCCAGGCCCTCGCCGGGCGCCATCCCGGCCGCCTGGCCCTGGGGATGGAGATGTTCGCGCGTTCCCAGCAGCCGGCCCTCGACCGCTGGGTTGCCGGCGAACTGGATGAAAAGGCGTTTCTCAAGGAATCCCGCTGGTTCGAAAACTGGAACATGGATTTTGCCTATTACCGCGACCTTTTGAACCTCGCCCGGGAGCGGCGTATCCCGGTCATCGCCCTGGATGCGGAGAAGAGCCTGGTGAAGGCGGTGCGCAGCACGGCGCCGGAACAGCTCGGCCCGGCGGAACGGGCCCAGGTGCCGGAGCTCGACCTGACCGATCCCTACCAGCGCGGCCTGGTGACGGCCATCTTCGGCGATCACAGCCACGGGGCGCTGGCGATCGACGGCTTCATCCGCGCCCAGACCCTGCGGGACGAGACCATGGCCGAATCGGCGGCCCGCTACCTGGCCGGCCCGGACGGCAAGGACAAACACCTGCTGGTGGTCGCCGGGGGCGACCACGTGAGCAACGGCTTCGGCATCCCGCGCCGGGTGTTCCGCCGTTTCCCCGCCTCCTCCGTCATCATCGGCGGCAAGGAACTCGACATCCCGCCCGACAAGCAGGACCGCCTGATGAACGTCACCATCCCCGACTTTCCCATGGTGCCCTACGATTTCCTGGTGTACCAGGCCTACGAAGACCTGCCCGAAACCGGGGTCCGTCTCGGCGTGATGATCGAACCGGCGCCCGGCGGCCGCGGCCTGGTGGTGAAGGGGGTGCTGCCCGGTTCCAATGCCGAGCGGGCCGGCCTGCACCAGGGGGACCTGCTCCTCTCCCTTGACGGCGAGCCGCTCGCGGGCAATTTTGACCTGACCTATGCCGTGCAGCAGAAACGTCCCGGCGACCGCGGGGTCGTGCAGGCCGAGCGGCAGGGGACGGTGCTGAAACTGGAGATCGTGTTCCTGGCGCAGCAGAAGGAACACGGCAAGCGCTAG
- a CDS encoding putative nucleotidyltransferase substrate binding domain-containing protein translates to MAVLATAKGSDISTWRAAGEFGAAFRQALLQRSASCRSEEAERLFDEACRELEALAGENDERVARLERLTAEAAAGTDPARLGELCTAFYAGLYDHVGRYGSAVAFYQLSTLFLHGLAGSLHRYALHQLGAAAGGLHDTRLVAVGPAGRREFSPLCPLQLALVFGRDDGGDPEAGFRYARLLLEGFGACGLRVDGDIAPVHPQWRGSLPQWDQRLEQGLARGTQKELVELLRLSDHDVLFSAGGEEGEFRELVLPHLQQSRRAMGDLVARLLGLSNGLGIMGGWRLEKSGPHRGMFRLFEHALLPLSAAVAALALIHRVDAPDTPRRIRVLLGRQALDVDTAERLLQSWHTLNELRLMREREFFPARNNGAPLYLDVASLDEDTRGMFRDALETVATVQRLAVVVYNGTEE, encoded by the coding sequence ATGGCGGTTCTGGCCACGGCAAAGGGGAGCGACATCAGCACCTGGCGGGCGGCCGGGGAGTTTGGCGCCGCCTTCCGCCAGGCGCTTTTGCAGCGGAGCGCCTCCTGCCGCTCCGAGGAAGCGGAGCGGCTCTTCGACGAGGCCTGCCGGGAGCTTGAAGCGCTCGCCGGGGAAAACGACGAGCGGGTGGCGCGCCTCGAACGCCTCACAGCCGAGGCGGCGGCAGGCACGGACCCGGCACGCCTCGGGGAACTGTGCACCGCCTTCTATGCCGGGCTCTACGATCACGTCGGCCGCTACGGCTCGGCAGTGGCCTTTTACCAGCTCAGCACGCTGTTCCTGCACGGGTTGGCCGGTTCCTTACACCGTTATGCCCTGCACCAGCTCGGGGCGGCCGCCGGGGGGCTGCACGACACGAGGCTCGTAGCTGTCGGGCCGGCCGGCCGCCGGGAGTTTTCCCCCCTCTGTCCGCTGCAACTGGCGCTGGTTTTTGGCCGGGACGACGGCGGCGACCCGGAAGCGGGCTTCCGGTATGCCCGTCTTCTCCTGGAGGGCTTTGGGGCCTGCGGCCTGCGGGTCGATGGCGACATCGCCCCGGTGCATCCCCAGTGGCGGGGCAGCCTGCCGCAGTGGGACCAGCGCCTGGAGCAGGGGCTGGCGCGGGGCACGCAGAAGGAACTGGTCGAACTGCTCAGATTGTCCGATCACGATGTCCTTTTTTCCGCCGGGGGGGAGGAGGGGGAATTCCGCGAACTGGTGCTGCCGCACCTGCAACAGAGCCGCCGCGCCATGGGCGATCTTGTCGCCCGCTTGCTGGGGCTGTCCAACGGCCTCGGGATCATGGGCGGGTGGCGTCTGGAAAAGAGCGGCCCGCACCGGGGGATGTTCCGGCTGTTCGAACATGCCCTGCTGCCGCTCTCGGCCGCGGTCGCCGCCCTGGCCCTGATCCACCGGGTCGATGCCCCCGATACCCCCCGGCGTATCCGGGTGCTGCTCGGCCGCCAGGCGCTGGACGTGGATACCGCCGAGCGCCTGCTGCAGTCATGGCATACCCTGAACGAACTGCGCCTGATGCGGGAGCGTGAGTTCTTTCCGGCCCGGAACAATGGGGCGCCCCTCTACCTGGACGTCGCGAGCCTGGACGAGGATACCCGCGGCATGTTCAGGGATGCGCTGGAGACCGTCGCCACGGTCCAGCGCCTGGCGGTCGTCGTCTATAACGGGACGGAAGAGTAG
- the recO gene encoding DNA repair protein RecO, whose translation MHAEKLQAIVLATIDYGDRDRIASLFSLEHGRIKAFARGARTSRKRFGAALEAFARIEAQVRVKEGLAGLQQAEIVTIYPRIRGDLSAIAQALYACEVVEAMTPEGHPLPRLYRLLAAYLDRLETATAADDSDRRFFEINLLNILGYRPALESCPRCDTPFGAAGALLQDSGEPVCRACAPAGRPLHPSALKALGACMATGTFGKVVFPPDLLAEGGALLDRAIATHAGRRLKSLEFLGQVTP comes from the coding sequence ATGCATGCCGAAAAGCTCCAGGCCATAGTCCTCGCCACCATCGATTACGGCGACAGGGACCGGATCGCGTCGCTGTTTTCCCTGGAGCATGGGCGCATCAAGGCCTTTGCCCGGGGCGCGCGCACGAGCCGCAAGCGTTTCGGCGCGGCGCTGGAGGCCTTTGCCCGCATCGAGGCCCAGGTCCGGGTCAAGGAGGGGCTGGCAGGCCTGCAACAAGCCGAGATAGTCACCATCTACCCCCGCATCCGCGGCGACCTGTCGGCCATCGCCCAGGCGCTCTACGCCTGCGAGGTGGTGGAGGCCATGACCCCCGAAGGGCATCCCCTGCCGCGCCTCTACCGCCTGCTGGCCGCCTACCTGGACCGCCTGGAAACGGCAACGGCGGCCGATGACAGCGACCGCCGTTTCTTTGAAATCAACCTGCTGAACATCCTGGGCTATCGCCCCGCGCTGGAGAGCTGCCCCCGCTGCGACACCCCCTTTGGCGCTGCCGGCGCGCTGTTGCAGGACAGCGGCGAGCCGGTGTGCCGGGCCTGCGCCCCGGCCGGCAGGCCGCTGCATCCCTCCGCCCTCAAGGCCCTGGGCGCCTGCATGGCAACCGGCACCTTCGGCAAGGTGGTCTTTCCCCCCGACCTCCTGGCGGAAGGTGGGGCGCTTCTGGACCGGGCCATCGCCACCCATGCCGGACGCCGGCTGAAGAGCCTGGAGTTCCTGGGGCAGGTCACTCCTTAG